A genome region from Arthrobacter agilis includes the following:
- a CDS encoding ABC transporter permease produces the protein MAALSLRPQRPAQQHGSTRPPALWAAGAAVLLLALVSLFVGVAAVSPADLLEGDAGVWQTFLVSRVPRTLAVLLAGVALSVAGFVLQLMARNRFVEPSTVGTVESATAGILVATLLLPAAPIVAKMGIAAVFAMAGTALFLSVLRRIPLRNTLIVPLVGIMLGGVIAAVTTFFAYRFDLLQTLNTWMIGDFSGLVRGRYELLWIVAALAVVGYVCADRFTVAGMGEEFTTNLGLDYRRTMNLGLVLVSLISAVVVVVVGAVPFLGLIVPNLVSLLIGDNVRRAVPWIAVFGAGFLLACDILGRIIRFPYEVPVGVIVSVAGSALFITLLVRRTAGAR, from the coding sequence CGGCCCTCTGGGCAGCGGGCGCAGCGGTGCTGCTGCTCGCCCTCGTCAGCCTGTTCGTGGGCGTCGCGGCGGTCTCCCCCGCCGACCTGCTCGAGGGCGACGCCGGCGTGTGGCAGACGTTCCTCGTGAGCCGGGTGCCGCGCACGCTCGCGGTCCTCCTGGCCGGCGTGGCCCTCAGCGTCGCCGGGTTCGTCCTGCAGCTCATGGCCCGTAACCGGTTCGTGGAACCCTCCACCGTCGGCACGGTGGAATCGGCCACCGCAGGGATCCTGGTCGCCACGCTGCTCCTGCCCGCCGCCCCGATCGTCGCGAAGATGGGGATCGCCGCCGTCTTCGCCATGGCCGGCACGGCGCTCTTCCTGTCCGTCCTGCGCCGGATCCCGCTGCGGAACACGCTGATCGTCCCGCTCGTGGGCATCATGCTCGGCGGGGTCATCGCGGCGGTGACGACGTTCTTCGCATACCGCTTCGACCTGCTGCAGACGCTCAACACCTGGATGATCGGTGACTTCTCCGGGCTGGTCCGCGGCCGCTACGAACTGCTGTGGATCGTCGCCGCCCTCGCCGTCGTCGGCTACGTGTGCGCCGACCGGTTCACCGTGGCCGGCATGGGTGAGGAGTTCACCACCAACCTCGGCCTGGACTACCGGCGGACCATGAACCTCGGCCTCGTGCTGGTGAGCCTCATCAGCGCCGTCGTGGTGGTGGTCGTGGGAGCCGTCCCCTTCCTCGGCCTGATCGTGCCCAACCTCGTGTCCCTGCTCATCGGCGACAACGTGCGCCGCGCCGTCCCCTGGATCGCCGTGTTCGGCGCAGGATTCCTGCTGGCCTGCGACATCCTCGGCCGGATCATCCGCTTCCCCTACGAGGTGCCGGTCGGCGTGATCGTCTCCGTGGCCGGCAGCGCCCTGTTCATCACCCTGCTCGTACGGAGGACCGCCGGTGCGCGCTAG